A segment of the Melospiza melodia melodia isolate bMelMel2 chromosome 24, bMelMel2.pri, whole genome shotgun sequence genome:
TCCTTCAgctccaggctctccctggccgCGCTGCCGGCAGTCCCGAGGCGGCCCCTCCGCGCAACCTGCGAGCTCCCCGCGAGCCCGCCGGCCCCGGGCCCGCCGCCCGGCGCTGCGGCAGAGCCGGCGGGGCCCGCGCGGTGCGGCGGGGCCGCGCTGGGcccggcggggcgcggcgggcggggcgcggcggggcgcggcccccgcggcagcagcagcagcaggagcgcgGCGGCGCCCAGCGACAGCAGAACCCCGGCCCTGCGCAGCCCCAGGCAAGGACCGCTCATGCTGCAGCCCCGCGGGCCCCCGCCGCAGGGTGCGGCCACCGCATGGCCCCGCACTCCGGGAGGTGGCGGCGGCCCCGCGGAAGGAGCGCCCGGAGGTCGtcgagccgccgccgcggggccgCGGCCCCTTTAAGAGCTTCACCTGTCGGCCGCGGCCTCGCCGCCACGCGCGGCCCGGAAACGGAAGCGGAAGCGGAGCGGGAGGGGCGGGCGGCCGGAAGCGGCGGCGTGAGGGGAGGATGCCGCTGCCCGTCCAGGTCTTTAACCTGCAGGTATGGGGCGGCCGCgtcccgccggcccggcccatcGGGCCTTGCCGCGCTCCGCCGCGTTCCGCGTCCCTCCCGCGCAGGGTCTCAGACCCTTGCTCGGCCGCGGCCTCCGGGGGCGCCGTGCGGCCTTCTCCTTGCGCTCCACGGACGTGGAGCGGCTTTCGGCTGGCCTTGGGCCTTCGCTCGCCCTTCCGTCGGGTCTGTGTCTCTTCCGCCGCCGTTCGCGAGGAGCAATGCTCCGCCGAGCATCCTCCGGCACCCGTGGCGTCCCCGCCGCTGCGGTGGCCCTGTGTTTGGTCCCCGCCGTGGGTAGGGCTGGAGTGGTGGCGGAGGGTACGGTCAGGTGGCCCAGTGAGGAGGAACTGAGAGTCTGTagtgcagggagagccccgggagcgCCGAGGGGGTCGGTGACACGAGGTACCTGCGGAGGCTGTCCTTTGCAAGTTTTAGCAGTAGCATATCTGTGTCAGGGCGCGGGGCTTTGGGCAGAGAGGACGAGGGACGGTTCAGCATCCAACTCGGCTCCTTCGTTAGTAACAGATCTGTACGGCACCCCCGTCCAGCAGCAGATCACACCTATTCCTGCCGAGTACAGCAGGAGACTTCAGCTCAGGCACCAGCATATCTGCTTATGTGAGGCCTGGTGAGGTACCCTCAGCAGAGCAGCCCTTGGGGCATAGGAAATCTTGGGGAGTGGCTGTTTATTATTTGCTCTGTGAGTAGTTTTTGAGTTGACATTGCATCTTCCTTTCAAAATAAAGAGCTTGAAAATGTTTGAGTTTGCTTGTCCTACTGGGGCTTTCAGCCCACTTGTGTTTTTCCTTGTCTGGGAGTTAAGTGAGAAATGCAGAGTGCAGACTCTCAGTGTAGCAAGACACAAATTGTTCTGTTCCACCAGCTAGAATTACAGTTACCTTTTTTGCTGTTTTCTAAGGAGTCTGTAATTGAGTTTTTACTATGGTAGGCAAGTGCCGCCTAAACAAACTAACCTTGGCACTTAGTGTTTGTGATATAAGAAAAGATAGAAGGTAGATAAAAGTGGGAAAAGTAGTGGTCTCAGCATATGTTGAATTGCCTGTTTTTATGCGGAGTTTGCCTGAGGGGTGGTCTAAACAACCAAAATttcctctgtgccctccctgcctccctttcCTTCATGGAAAGGTTAGTAAACTAGGAAACAGATGGTTTTGTGCTTCACTTGCTTTTACTTCAGATTTTGGGAGATTTCAGTGGTGAGATGTGTATTTGATGTGTATCAGTTTGTGAAAGAATAAGACCTCCAGACTGTGGGTGAGTGTAATTTTTAGAGATAGGAAATCTGCATCTGCCCTGTTCCTTGTCACAAAACAACCCAACTAAACAATCAACCCAGTGCAAAAAACCCTCAATCTTTGATTTCTTGACAGTAAAATCAGTAAAAATATGGAAATAATCAGATGTGTATGGGGGCAAGGTGGTTGGCATGTCTGTCTTTTGTGAGATCCCCTTTTGCAAATCAAGCTTATATACTGTGTGCACAAAGTGAGCATTTTATAAGCAGACAGTCTGCTAAGTTTTCCTCACTTTATTTCCTCACAGTAATTTCTAGGAGGACTGTTCAGCACACTTGGACTAGGAGGAGACAATGAATTTTGTGCCAGCAGAGCACTTAGTTTGTGGAATGGGATAGCAAGCTGGTCTTACCTGGAGTACATGCAGGAGCTGAAGCAATGCAGCTGTGCCAAAGTCACTGCATTGCTGTGAGTCCTTATGGCTCAAAGCCGTGCAGGATATACTGGGAGAATAAAATTCTGTTGTTTCTCCAAAGAGGCTCTATCCGAGCAATTGAACTTGAAAACTATAGTAAGATAGTTTGACTAATGCCACATCCCTGCAGTGCAGTCAAATTGTTCCTTGCTATGTTGGAAACTTTGAAGTTGTCATTTGGCGTTCTGTTCTTTATGGCTTTTAATACTTCTAAGAAGTTTCACAATATTTGCCtcttccccccttccccccccaaaATATTATTCTAAGCATTAAAGCAATTTTGAAAGGTTGTGGTGAGTTTTTTGGTACATTTTGCCTTTTGGAACTTCTTGATGTGAGTGTTAACACCTGCTCTTGCTCAGGGAAGAGAAATGGAATGCATATGCATACCTCACATACTTTGTAGAATCAGATTATTTGACCCCTTCATTTTTTTGCTTGATAATTTACCAAGCCAAATAAACTGCTCTGTGTGAATGCTAAGCCATACTGCTGCTTGCATTAGACCAAGCATCATGCTGACTGGTGGTGCTGCTAGAGAAAAGTCCTAAGCATATATCAAAAGACTGAGGAgtgctttttcatttttaaaatttaacacatATTTAAGCAAGTCCTTAGTAAATTGAATAACATATAAGCTGCTTTTGACCTTGTTTTGCTCTTTTAGGGTGCAGTGGAGCCCATGCAGATTGACGTAGATCCACAAGAAGATCAGCAAAATTCACCTGATATCAACTATGTGGTGGAGAACCCCACGCTGGTACGtgctgctgagggctgtgggTACATTTCTTGCCCATGGTCTCTTCCTTGAAGAATTTTGAAAAAGACCCTTCTGAAAAAATTTTAACGCTGGTTAGTCTTAAACACAAAAGCATCACAACTGATATTTTGAAATGGTAAATTGTAGTGTAGAGCATATTTCTGAGGAAATTACTTATATTTGAATAAAGCAGACATGGACTAATCttactgatttttgtttgccctCCTTGAGGGGGTCAGGTCTGCAGGAAAAGCTGTGCAGGTCAGAGTGTAGTAGGCTGATGTAGTGTGTCCATTTTCACCTTCTGAGGCTAGGTTTTGTTGGCAGGATTTGGAGCAGTATGCGTCCAGCTACAGTGGGCTGATGCGAATCGAGCGGCTGCAGTTCATCGCTGACCACTGCCCACAGCTGCGGGTGGAAGCTCTCAAGATGGCTCTGTCCTTTGTCCAGAGAACTTTTAATGTTGATGTGTATGAAGAAATCCACAGAAAGCTGTCTGAGGCCACGAGGTACTAAGAGGCCATGGGAACCTGGGGAGCTTTCCTGATGGAGTTAAGAGTGATGTGCTGCAATGGAGCACTTTGCATGTAATACCAGCACGTACCTTATGCAAATTATCTTCGCCCTTAGAGTTAATAGCAGCGACATGTGTGTTCATGCTTTTTTAAAAGATAGAGCACAGAAGGCATTATCTCATTCTGAAATCTTTGTGCTTTTAAAAGCTGCAGGTAGATATTGAGGTGAGTTTAGTCCTTGCAACTGCCTCAGATATTAATGAATAAATTTGTTTTTCCTGAGGCAGATTATGGAGACATGTTCTAGATGCTTTTGTTTTCATAAGTTAATACCTAATCTAActctttgccttgttttggtttattgtttcctttctcttcctcactCTAGAAAGAGGCTTGATGTTAAGGATCACCTTTAATATCTCACTTATACATCCACGCTTCCCATCTTTGTATTATTTTTGTTGCTATGCTTATTTCATGATTTCTTGTCTGTTTTGCATGGGgagtctttaccatgtgtgtgaCAGTATATTCATCCTAAGATCATTAGGataattttgtgaagtatttgtAAACATCTGTGATGCTTGTGTTACTGTTTGCACATTTTAGCAATACGTTTCTTTTTCcccactacctttattttctctttGGTCTATTTTGTGTATGCAGTACTGTTTGTTAGGGTAGCATTGCCAGGCACTTAGCAGACTTCTGTTTTGAAACATATTCAGCCTAATAGCCTCATTCAAATACTTTTCTTTCAGAGAACTGCAAAATACACCTGATGCTGTCCCTGATAGTGGAATTGAACCCCCTCCTCTTGACACAGCTTGGGTTGAAGCTACACGCAAGAAAGCTCTTCTTAAACTGGAGAAACTCGATACAGATCTGAAAAATTACAAAGGGAACTCCATCAAGGAGAGTATCAGGTGAGATGCAAGAGGCTCTTCTGGAGCAAGGAAGAGCATTTTGTTTCTCTGTAGTTAACATGGGATGTGCCCTTAGGTCAGTGTGTTGAGTTACTTGTTTAGAACAAACTGCCTTTGTCCATTTCTGAGCATACAGTTCACTGATGTTTTAATTCCTGTCCTCCAGGAGAGGCCACGATGATTTAGGTGATCATTACCTGGACTGTGGAGACCTCAGCAATGCTCTCAAGTGTTACTCGCGAGCCCGTGATTACTGCACCAGTGCTAAACATGTCATCAACATGTGTCTCAATGTTATCAAGGTAGGAGGATTTGCAGGCAGAGGTACCTGGTGTCTTTGTGATACCTGCTGTGAAGTTGCCCCCATCCTTGGCTCTTGTGTCCTCAATGATGCGGCTTAGCTGAGGAGTGCCGTTTATCTGTGCCTGCCCCACACTATTTCTGGCTCTCTACAGGTCAGTGTCTACCTCCAGAATTGGTCTCATGTTCTGAGCTATGTTAGCAAGGCTGAGTCTACACCAGAAATTGCAGAAGTAAGCTCCTGCTCTTTAACTTGcatacattttccctttgttttctgtttctaaATTTGTAAAATGAtttcttcctttccccctttATGACTTCTCTTATGATGCACGTGTACAAAATCTGACTTATGGTAAAAATGGGTACTTCCCATCCTCAGTTTTGCCATATTTCCCAAGAGAAGTAAAATTAAGTTTTCTTGCCATTGAGATTGGCAAGTTAATTATCAGGGTGAAATATCCTGGGGACATTATCCTAGTTGTAAGCAAAATAGCTTTCATACTGCTTGCTCACTACTGCTTTGTTTTATGCTTTAGCAAAGAGGAGAAAGAGATAGCCAGACACAAGCAATTCTCACCAAACTGAAATGTGCAGCAGGTGAGTGAGTCCTTCAGCTTCCTGTATGGTTTGCCTGTCTTTCTACCTGTTAGCTGTCCATAGGGCTCTTGGGTTTATTTTTTCTCTCATATTTGACAGACTTTGTATTTCCATACCAGACATGCAAAATTTAATGAAGCTGGTGAGATAGAACTGCTGGTTTTTGCCATCTCTTTCTTCTCCCTGAGTTTCTTCAGAGAGGATACCTGTGTGAGTCAATGTAGTTCAAAGGATGCTTGATACAGTCTGAGGATCTTGTTTTACTTCACTAGTGAAGGCACTAGCAACCGTGGGGGCCTTTCCTACTCCCTAGATTTTTCAATTTTCCCGAATTTGTATACTGTCATAAAAAAAGGACTAACTTTTTCTGGTTCCTAGGCTTGGCCGAACTAGCTGCCCGGAAGTACAAACAGGCAGCAAAGTGCTTCTTGTTGGCATCATTTGATCACTGTGATTTCCCTGAGGTGAGGACCAAGAGGGAGCTGTATGCAGGTCTTGGAGGGGATGCAGTTCTTCTTAGTATTAGGTTGTAAAATTCAGATATTGTAGTTATTCTTGCAGCATTCCTATATAGTGTGGTGGTGCTGTGAACTGtgctggttggttggtttgttttggtttttttaagtctCTGTTCTTGGCTTCTCTAAATGTTCTATTCTAGATCACATAAGAGTTACCTGTGAGATTTatgatttataatttataattcaaTGAACCGAAAGCTCCTGAAATTGATGTCTGCTCTCTTAGCAGTGTTACTGCTCTGACTCTGTCACCCCATGCAGTGGGTGAGAGCAACCTGAGTGCTTCCACTGCATTTGATAAGGACTAATCTTGTCACTGCTTGAAAGAAAGGCCTGGGGTAGAAGACTCAACGCCACCCTTACACCATTTTGGTAGTCAGTGACAGCTTGCTCtctgtctctccctctctctgtaGCTGTTATCTCCCAGCAATGTGGCTGTGTatggtgggctctgtgcccttgCTACATTTGACCGTCAGGAACTGCAACGAAATGTTATCTCCAGTAGGTGAGTGATGCCTTGAGTGATGTTTGTATGTACGGGACATCTTTTGGAACATGGGACTTTGTTAAGAGTGGATTTTGGCAGGAATATTTCTCATACAGGAGAGAAGGAATCACTGAGCTCTAATTTGCCTTTTTAGCATTAAGTGCTGTTTCACTGTCTAAAACACAGTGGTTAATCACAGCTGAAATTTTCTTAGTATAAGTTTCCCACCCAGGTTAAATCCAGCATCTGCATAGCCCAGTTGTCTGTCTTCATCAGTACTTCATATCAGATATTAAATAGAGGGACACAGTCGTCTGTCAAAGGCAGCTTTCCTTCATGTTGCCCCTTGTTGTGGTGTATGTTAGTCGTTAAAACAATTTAGTAATTATTAGTACACCTTGGAGTGTAATCTTACTATACAGATGGTTAAGATAATTACAGTCTTTGGAAGAAAGTGGTTATTGAGTGTCATAGATTTAATTGCAATGCTACTGAATTCCTGTCAGCTAGGTGTACAGGAGCTAGATGTACAGAAGCAGTAATCTTAAATTGCTGTGGAAAAGGGGTTGTTACCCTCTTTTATGGGCTGATAAATAGGGTGAGATCCCAAGGTTTAAAAATCTGTGATGGTGAACTGGGAGTGTGCTGAGGAAAAGTGTACATCCCTAAGATTTACCACACTCACAATAGCTTGTTTCTCAGAGAAATTGGCATGCTTGTCTTGTCTGTGGCATGCTATACATAATGAAGGCTGTGCTTTGAAAGGGGACACAGAGCTGGCCAGCATGGACTACAGTATGGCATTTGTTTGCCTGATTTTGACCTATTCACATTCATGATTTTGTTTTGTGTGGACAAACACTTCTACTATTTGGTTTGTCAAAAGTCTTTTGTCTTCCTTCATCACAGCTCTGATGCTGTGCTCTATCTCTCTGTGTTCCAGGCTCCTAGCCCTGGTGAAAATGGGCTGTCTGGTCTGTTAGAGGGTAAAATCTTGGAATCTTTTTGTAATGATAGTGAGAGTTTTTAACCTTGTGACTTGGAGTGATGAGGTTATGGGGTATTTAAGTGGCAGGTTCCAATGTCTGATCACTGCCATCTTTATCTGTAGCTCCTTCAAATTGTTTTTGGAGCTGGAGCCACAGGTTCGTGACATCATCTTCAAGTTTTATGAATCTAAGTATGCTTCATGCCTGAAGATGCTGGATGAGATGAAGGTGAGTTGCAGGAGAGCAGTGCAGAGCAGACCCTAAAAGTTCCCTTTGCCTAGGCTTTTGTGAGAAGCCGTGATTGTCAAAAGTAGATACTAAATGTTCAGGTCTTCTCTGTCTTCTGTGTCTCTTGGTGTGGTGCATGGAAATTAGGAATAGTTTATTTGTAGAGAgaaattataaatatttaaaacatattCCTATGttttttattcattcttgttTTATTGTATTGTCTTCCTGTAGTATAATATTCTTAAGGTTTAAGTATATACGCATAAATGTTTCAGAACACAGGAATAATATAATTTTTCCAGATTGCTTCTCAGCTTCTGATGTGGTTTATTGTTTTGCGCAGGACAACTTGCTGCTAGATATGTACCTTGCACCTCATGTCAGGACACTTTATACCCAGATTCGAAATCGTGCCCTTATCCAGGTAATTGTTCCTGTCATCCCAGAGGTGGATAAACAGGGAGATAGGCCATTTCTTTGCAATTACTTTTCTCCTAGTTTCTTAAAGGGTGGAGTGTGCAGctgaatattttcttctttttcttagtACTTCAGCCCCTATGTGTCGGCAGACATGCGCAAGATGGCCACTGCTTTTAACACCACAGTGGCTGCTCTGGAAGATGAACTCACTCAGCTGATCTTGGAGGGACTGATCAATGCCAGAATAGACTCGCACAGTAAGGTGAGTGCATTTCACCCATGAATTAGAGACTGAACAGGCTTACTAAGTTTAGAAATGCTCCATTCCTGAGAGGCTTGGAAAGGTGCATTCATCTCTTGGGCCTGGTGTGTTCAGTAGGGGTGAACTGTGTGTGACCTCAGGCTCCATAATGccttagctgttttcctgctGTGgaaccctggcacagctcccatgTTCAGTTCTCTGTATTGGTTACAGATTCTGTATGCTCGAGATGTAGATCAGCGCAGCACAACTTTTGAGAAGTCTTTACAGATGGGCAAAGAGTTTCAGCGCCGTGCCAAAGCAATGATCCTGCGAGCCGCAGTCCTGCGCAACCAGATCCATGTCAAGGTATGGCCCTGCTCAACTGAGACTTAAAGGCAGGGTTAAGTAAAACTATGAAAGTTGGTGAATTGAGGATTCTGGAAGGGAGCCAATCTATCAGGTTCCTGATTGGACAAATTCTTACAGTAGTAAATACTTAATATATAAGGAACAAGTGTTTTTAGCCAGTAGATTAACCTGTTTGTACAGCTCAGAAGCTCCTTTGAAGTTTATATGGTTGGGTTAATTCTGAATAACTCCTTTGGTCCAGTCCTTGGTAGACGTATCTTCTACCTTCTCAATAAAGATTGTCTGAAGTAATTTTTTCAGCAGAGGAAGTAAAAGAAGCATTAATTGTTAGGAGTATTCTTTCTGGATTACAGTTTGAAAAGGATGCCTTTAGGGAGGATAGGCCATCTGCACAAAATGTGTTAATTTCTATAGTATATTAATCCCTGTGATTACTAAATGTCAGATAGGATTCAATTCCTGGGGTCAACAGCACCTTGTACATAGTCGGTAAGAGTGGCTTAAAAGTTCTGGTTTGACTTTTTTATGAAAACTTTTTGTGAACTGTAGAAGTTGTTAATACAAAACCATCATTAATGAACCTGGGGGTAtgctctcccctctccccctgctgccatcctgctgTGCTTCACCTGTGCTTTATTTTGTCTCTCAGGAAGCAGGCTGCAGAATATTTACACATCACTAACTAGGATGTGTTTTGGTCTTGTTGCAGTCTCCTCCGAGGGAAGGTAGCCAAGGGGAGCTCACTCCAGCTAACAGCCAATCCAGAATGAGCACCAACATGTGAAAAACTTCGTGCACTACCAAAAGAAATGGTCCCTCAGGACTGTACCCAGTGTCTCACCCACTAACTGCTGAGCTTCACAAACTGTCCCTATCTCCCTCACTTCTTGCTCGGATTGAGTCAGGGTTTGGTGGTGGATAATATGAATATTCCAATAACTTCAATTCTCCTTGAAAAgaaattctttttaaaaacagCATCCCTAAAAATGAGTCTTCATTTCAGTTTTGGTAGAAACCTTCACTCTCCTTCCACCACTCCataaagagcttcaggttatccGTACAGATGCTGAGTTGAGAGTTTTTCAGTTGCTAATAGTTTTCTTGTTTCAAAGTTGCAAAAATAGTTAGTTGAATGGACAGACACGATATAAGATTAATTTTGCTGGCCTGAAAGTATTGCCTCAATTTTGAGCAATGCTGAGCTTTCTTTTTTCCAAATAAACTTACAAGTGCATTGCTCTCAATTTTGGAACTAGAGTTCTGATGGGGGAAGGAGATTTCCTTTGAGAAACTCTTGGAGAATTTTCACCTGTACCAGAAAACATGGC
Coding sequences within it:
- the GPS1 gene encoding COP9 signalosome complex subunit 1; amino-acid sequence: MPLPVQVFNLQGAVEPMQIDVDPQEDQQNSPDINYVVENPTLDLEQYASSYSGLMRIERLQFIADHCPQLRVEALKMALSFVQRTFNVDVYEEIHRKLSEATRELQNTPDAVPDSGIEPPPLDTAWVEATRKKALLKLEKLDTDLKNYKGNSIKESIRRGHDDLGDHYLDCGDLSNALKCYSRARDYCTSAKHVINMCLNVIKVSVYLQNWSHVLSYVSKAESTPEIAEQRGERDSQTQAILTKLKCAAGLAELAARKYKQAAKCFLLASFDHCDFPELLSPSNVAVYGGLCALATFDRQELQRNVISSSSFKLFLELEPQVRDIIFKFYESKYASCLKMLDEMKDNLLLDMYLAPHVRTLYTQIRNRALIQYFSPYVSADMRKMATAFNTTVAALEDELTQLILEGLINARIDSHSKILYARDVDQRSTTFEKSLQMGKEFQRRAKAMILRAAVLRNQIHVKSPPREGSQGELTPANSQSRMSTNM